A DNA window from Ictalurus punctatus breed USDA103 chromosome 11, Coco_2.0, whole genome shotgun sequence contains the following coding sequences:
- the LOC108272167 gene encoding cytochrome c oxidase subunit 6C-1, with product MSLAKPQMRGLLAKRLRFHLPLAFGLALLAAATFKFTVTEPRKQAYADFYKQYDAMKEFNSMKEAGVFESVRPSSK from the exons ATGTCTCTTGCAAAGCCTCAGATGAGAGGTCTCCTCGCAAAGCGGTTGAGGTTTCATCTGCCCCTTGCTTTTGGCCTGGCTCTGTTAGCAGCAGCTACATTCAAG TTCACTGTAACAGAGCCTCGGAAACAGGCTTATGCTGACTTTTACAAGCAGTATGATGCCATGAAGGAGTTTAACAGTATGAAGGAGGCTGGGGTTTTTGAGAGTGTGAGGCCCTCTAGTAAATAA